The Seriola aureovittata isolate HTS-2021-v1 ecotype China chromosome 3, ASM2101889v1, whole genome shotgun sequence genome includes a region encoding these proteins:
- the toporsa gene encoding topoisomerase I binding, arginine/serine-rich a, whose translation MSAIKIALQQSQKSGKRKTCEEMSAEVSPDSKCPICLDTFNNISYLDLCLHKFCFRCIHEWSKNKAECPLCKQPFNSIYHSIKSEQDFKKYDLQPINNGSFGTFGGVRFRYRTTLTGVHRQMRGRTSPPPDNGVMFEASTNSQQQRQDRYIRRMMMRLAAKRRAASEGRAVNSVRELEMINFRRELYRQGVRVRTVRDGGRSRDTSAEFYRRNPACLHRLVPWLKRELLVLYGSHGSLVNIVQHIIMSRLTRYDMEDTSIQEELRPFIQGRTEHFLHEFLSFARSPFNMEAYDQHAVYDCPAPSSNEDSSSNSSVIAISEDEENSVEMDPPQDAMSSLSQSVWDDETPGPSYSTTAEQSRAEHLSVLDSDSDSSLEEETQEFGASPQQMSPHNQTNMTQGEVNNEEGLSSDSEDCVIVGFVKPTSERTPELVQLSSDSDESGSEDTKEVPLLPQHIRFCSLSPPASQSSDPSGAGRSENVETDQYYRLDSNERHSSSTTGRHKTSSKSDRKDTDRGFDGNERSRERHRSKDRDHRRRRRTRSRERRHSSRSPAISQSSVSTLSRERDYSNFSGRDLYSKYDSNYKRRDSYQSYQSYSHYSQERNDSGMHYTERRSYYYSSRKYSDRHSYSRSRSRSRDSRRRDKRYSRSLSSSCSPSAKRRSHDDKPGGKRKYKTRHLEEPPKNILSKSHEGDSSTLLTKHKKNSKEKHRKKSKERSRKSLSVELINEENSCERSKRHHKKKKKHKKKSKRHKSNERTEKRSATVITIDSDSDSFANDGVAQASSNNKDNPIDNTTDDLVDPATPPSLL comes from the coding sequence ATGTCAGCAATCAAGATTGCCCTGCAGCAGAGCCAGAAGAGTGGCAAAAGGAAAACCTGTGAGGAAATGTCTGCAGAGGTGTCGCCAGACTCCAAGTGTCCCATCTGTTTGGAcacatttaacaacatttcGTACCTGGACCTCTGTCTGCACAAGTTCTGTTTCCGTTGTATTCATGAGTGGTCCAAGAACAAAGCTGAATGCCCTTTATGCAAACAGCCATTTAATTCTATCTATCACAGTATAAAATCAGAACAAGACTTTAAGAAGTATGACTTGCAGCCAATAAATAATGGCTCCTTTGGGACTTTTGGGGGAGTGCGGTTTAGATACCGCACAACTCTTACCGGAGTCCATCGACAGATGCGTGGAAGGACCTCTCCACCTCCAGACAATGGAGTAATGTTTGAAGCCTCAACAAACAGTCAACAACAGCGGCAGGACCGTTACATCCGGCGCATGATGATGAGGCTGGCAGCCAAGAGGAGAGCTGCAAGTGAAGGCAGGGCAGTGAACAGTGTCAGAGAGTTGGAAATGATAAACTTCAGGAGGGAACTGTACCGACAAGGGGTAAGGGTTCGGACTGTGCGGGATGGTGGTCGCTCGCGTGATACCTCAGCTGAATTCTACCGAAGAAATCCTGCCTGCCTACATAGACTGGTCCCCTGGCTAAAGAGAGAACTCCTTGTGCTGTACGGGTCCCATGGCTCTTTGGTCAACATAGTTCAGCACATCATCATGTCACGCTTGACACGTTATGACATGGAGGATACATCTATTCAGGAAGAGCTCCGGCCTTTCATCCAAGGGCGCACGGAGCACTTTCTACATGAGTTCCTCAGCTTCGCAAGGTCCCCCTTCAATATGGAGGCGTATGACCAGCATGCTGTGTACGACTGCCCGGCCCCTTCCTCGAATGAAGACAGCAGCTCCAACTCATCTGTAATAGCTATTTCAGAGGATGAGGAAAACTCTGTGGAGATGGACCCCCCACAAGACGCTATGTCTTCTCTGAGTCAATCCGTGTGGGATGATGAGACACCTGGGCCATCGTATTCTacgacagcagagcagagcagggcaGAGCATCTGTCAGTCCTcgactcagactcagacagcAGCTtagaggaggagacacaagaGTTTGGGGCTTCTCCACAGCAAATGAGTCCCCataaccaaacaaacatgactCAGGGTGAAGTTAACAATGAAGAGGGTTTGTCTTCTGACAGCGAAGACTGTGTCATTGTAGGCTTTGTCAAGCCAACATCAGAGAGGACTCCTGAGCTGGTTCAACTCTCCTCTGACTCTGATGAGTCTGGCAGTGAAGATACTAAGGAAGTGCCTCTTTTACCTCAACACATCCGCTTCTGCAGTCTCAGTCCTCCAGCTTCACAGAGCAGCGATCCAAGTGGTGCTGGACGGtcagaaaatgttgaaacagACCAGTATTATCGACTGGATTCAAATGAAAGACATAGCTCTTCGACAACTGGCAGACACAAGACATCCAGTAagtcagacagaaaagacacagaTCGAGGTTTTGATGGTAATGAGAGATCTAGGGAGAGGCACCGGTCAAAGGACAGAGACCataggagaagaaggaggacaAGAAGTAGAGAGCGCAGGCACTCTAGCAGGAGCCCAGCAATCTCCCAGAGCAGTGTCAGCACCCTATCCAGGGAAAGGGATTATTCTAACTTCAGTGGCAGAGACTTGTACTCTAAATATGACAGTAATTATAAAAGGAGGGACAGCTATCAGAGCTACCAGTCATATAGCCATTATAGCCAAGAGAGAAATGACAGTGGgatgcattatacagagaggcgGTCTTACTATTACAGTAGTCGCAAGTACTCAGATAGGCACTCGTACTCTCGCTCAAGGAGCCGCAGCAGAGACTCACGGAGACGGGACAAGAGGTATTCTCGATCCCTTTCCAGTAGCTGCTCCCCTTCAGCGAAAAGGAGATCCCACGATGACAAGCCTGGTGGAAAGaggaaatacaaaacaagacatttggaGGAACCACCCAAAAACATACTTTCCAAATCACATGAAGGTGATTCCTCCACATTattaacaaaacacaagaaaaacagcaaagagaagCATCGCAAAAAATCCAAAGAGAGGTCAAGAAAGAGTCTCAGTGTGGAGCTCATCAATGAGGAAAACTCATGTGAACGAAGCAAACGCCACcataagaaaaagaagaaacacaagaagaaaagcaaaaggcACAAGAGTAATGAGCGCACAGAGAAGCGCTCAGCCACCGTCATCACcattgacagtgacagtgattcTTTTGCTAATGACGGTGTTGCCCAGGCCAGCAGCAATAATAAGGACAATCCTATTGACAATACCACAGATGACCTAGTAGACCCTGCCACTCCCCCCTCTCTGCTGTAG